Proteins encoded in a region of the Flavobacteriaceae bacterium HL-DH10 genome:
- a CDS encoding NADH:ubiquinone reductase (Na(+)-transporting) subunit B, giving the protein MGLKEKLHSFKEKNKSKKWLPAFSAIHTFLYLPNETTHNGTHIKAADDLKRTMNTVIMAMVPCLIFGMFNAGYQHNVQIGDIQAVTSGFFSSEFWIMDNFLIGFWKILPLVIVSYGVGLGIEFIFAIIKQHEVEEGYLVTGMLVPLIVPVDIPLWMLAVAVVFGVVIGKEVFGGTGMNILNPALTIRAFLFFAYPTWMSGDKVWVEGAVERTNEIAAGANLDAISGETILGTLAQGKEIAYSVSDMFLGFIPGSVGETSALLIVLGGLFLIFTKIGSWRIMLSSALGALVMGIIFNQIVDAGIISEGSKFYGLMSTTFWHHLLIGGFAFGTVFMATDPVTASQTNKGKWIYGFLIGFLSILIRVFNPAYPEGVMLAILLMNVFAPTIDHYVVQGNVKQRKKRLKAKTV; this is encoded by the coding sequence ATGGGTTTAAAAGAAAAATTACATAGTTTTAAGGAAAAGAATAAAAGCAAAAAGTGGTTGCCAGCATTTTCTGCAATCCACACGTTTTTATACTTACCAAACGAGACCACACATAATGGAACTCATATAAAAGCAGCCGATGATTTAAAGCGTACCATGAATACCGTTATTATGGCAATGGTACCTTGTTTAATTTTCGGAATGTTTAATGCGGGGTATCAGCATAATGTTCAGATTGGAGATATTCAAGCAGTAACATCAGGTTTCTTTAGTTCAGAATTTTGGATTATGGATAACTTCTTAATTGGTTTCTGGAAAATATTACCATTAGTTATTGTGTCTTATGGAGTAGGTTTAGGAATTGAATTTATATTCGCAATTATAAAACAACACGAAGTAGAGGAAGGGTATTTAGTAACAGGAATGTTAGTGCCTTTAATTGTACCTGTTGATATTCCATTATGGATGCTTGCTGTTGCAGTAGTGTTTGGAGTTGTTATAGGTAAAGAAGTTTTTGGAGGTACAGGAATGAATATTTTAAATCCTGCACTTACTATTAGAGCCTTTTTATTCTTTGCATATCCAACGTGGATGTCTGGTGATAAAGTTTGGGTTGAAGGTGCTGTTGAAAGAACTAACGAAATTGCTGCAGGTGCAAATTTAGATGCTATTTCTGGTGAAACCATTTTAGGTACACTGGCACAAGGAAAAGAGATTGCGTATTCTGTATCAGATATGTTTTTAGGTTTTATACCTGGTTCTGTTGGAGAAACATCTGCACTTTTAATAGTATTGGGAGGATTGTTTTTAATCTTCACTAAAATTGGAAGTTGGAGAATCATGTTGTCTTCTGCTCTTGGAGCCTTAGTAATGGGGATAATATTTAATCAAATTGTTGATGCTGGTATAATTTCAGAAGGTAGTAAGTTTTACGGTTTAATGAGTACTACATTTTGGCATCACTTACTTATTGGTGGTTTTGCTTTTGGTACCGTATTTATGGCAACCGACCCTGTTACGGCATCACAAACCAATAAAGGAAAATGGATTTACGGATTTTTAATAGGATTTTTATCGATTTTAATTAGAGTCTTTAATCCTGCATATCCAGAAGGTGTTATGTTAGCTATTCTCTTAATGAATGTATTTGCACCAACTATCGACCACTATGTGGTTCAAGGAAATGTGAAACAAAGAAAGAAACGTTTAAAAGCAAAAACAGTCTAA